In Cyprinus carpio isolate SPL01 chromosome A1, ASM1834038v1, whole genome shotgun sequence, the following proteins share a genomic window:
- the LOC122141548 gene encoding trifunctional purine biosynthetic protein adenosine-3-like — protein sequence MKDKAFGSAGDTVVVEEQLEGEEVSCLCFSDGITVSPMPPAQDHKRLLDGDQGPNTGGMGAYCPTPQVNRSPYISWIITRYSSENTIVLPMVFWYLLMEILLFQLRKTTIR from the exons ATGAAG GATAAGGCGTTTGGTTCTGCTGGTGATACTGTGGTGGTTGAGGAGCAACTGGAAGGAGAGGAAGTCTCT TGTCTGTGCTTCAGTGACGGCATCACAGTGTCACCGATGCCACCGGCACAAGATCACAAGCGTCTGCTGGATGGAGACCAGGGTCCAAACACAGGCGGGATGGGCGCGTACTGCCCCACACCACAGGTCAACAGATCCCCATATATCTCATGGATAATTACAAGATACTCTTCAGAGAATACCATAGTACTGCCTATGGTGTTTTGGTATCTCTTAATGGAAATTTTATTGTTTCAGTTGAGAAAAACTACCATCAGATAG